The Acinetobacter pittii genome contains a region encoding:
- the rsmC gene encoding methyltransferase translates to MDPRSEVVLRQQDYLKGRVLLINAPNDALVSQLPAETDASVWTWNHADYQGFINNGTNAHFSVEFPLQEFDQAVIFVPKSKELLNYILHVVMSNLKTDQSVFLVGEKKGGVERAAKQLQNFGKVLKLDSARHCQLWHLKIEKTEQLKSLESWLKSYTVQVNEQELTICALPGVFSQNHLDVGTAVLLPYLNQVKSGRIADFGCGAGIISCYLAKINSSNIIHALDIDAFALRSTEMTFSRNGIGSDQLRLQPVTGIADAPTELDAIVSNPPFHQGIHTNYDASEGLCQNAKKHLKASGELWIVANRFLNYPILIEKHFGQCQIKTDHQGFKVLYACA, encoded by the coding sequence ATGGATCCTAGAAGTGAAGTGGTATTGAGACAACAAGACTATTTAAAAGGTAGAGTCTTGTTAATTAATGCACCGAATGATGCCCTAGTCAGTCAATTACCAGCCGAGACTGATGCGTCAGTCTGGACATGGAATCATGCTGACTATCAAGGCTTTATAAATAATGGAACAAATGCGCATTTCTCAGTTGAGTTCCCATTACAAGAATTTGATCAAGCCGTTATTTTTGTTCCCAAATCTAAAGAACTATTAAATTACATACTGCATGTCGTCATGAGCAATCTGAAAACTGATCAGTCTGTTTTTTTAGTGGGTGAAAAAAAGGGGGGTGTTGAACGCGCTGCCAAACAATTACAAAACTTCGGTAAAGTACTTAAACTCGATAGTGCACGCCATTGTCAGCTATGGCACTTAAAGATTGAAAAAACAGAACAGCTTAAATCTCTCGAAAGCTGGCTTAAAAGTTACACTGTTCAGGTGAATGAACAAGAGCTTACGATTTGTGCCCTTCCCGGTGTGTTTAGCCAAAATCATCTAGATGTCGGAACTGCTGTTTTACTCCCTTATCTTAATCAGGTGAAATCAGGTAGAATTGCCGACTTCGGGTGTGGTGCTGGAATTATCAGTTGCTATTTGGCAAAAATAAATTCAAGTAATATTATTCATGCCCTAGATATTGATGCTTTCGCTTTACGGTCAACGGAAATGACTTTTAGTCGAAATGGAATAGGTTCAGACCAGTTGAGATTGCAGCCCGTTACAGGTATTGCAGACGCTCCAACAGAACTCGATGCCATTGTCAGTAATCCCCCTTTCCATCAGGGTATTCATACCAACTATGATGCAAGTGAAGGACTCTGCCAGAACGCTAAAAAACATTTAAAGGCATCAGGTGAGCTATGGATTGTAGCAAACCGTTTTTTAAACTATCCGATCTTAATTGAGAAGCACTTTGGTCAGTGCCAGATTAAAA
- the yicE gene encoding uracil-xanthine permease family protein, producing the protein MSNQHSQDHLDLVYGLDDRPKPLVAFLAAFQHLLAIIVPIVTPGLLICLALGVSRTETNMILSMSLVISGIATFLQCKKVGPFGAGLLIVQGTSFNFIGPIIGIGSAMVAAGTPVNQVMAAIFGVVIAGSFIEMGVSQILPWVKRLITPLVTGIVVLLIGLTLIKEGLISMGGGYQAMQDHTFASADNLIMSCTVLAIIIILNRIRVVWIKSSAILIALVIGYILAGFMGHLDFSGIKDAPLVQIPTPMHFGLSFSWGLFIPMAFIYLVTSLEAIGDVTATSKLSNQPVNGPEWMKRIKGGVLVNGANSLLAGLFNTFPSSVFAQNNGVIQLTGVASRYVGIWIAALLILLGLFPAVAGVIQAVPQAVLGGAVMVMFGAVAASGINILSSIHLDRRALLIIAISLALGLGVAQVPQILEHLPELFKNIFSSGVATGGIAALILNVVLPETHK; encoded by the coding sequence ATGTCCAATCAACACTCTCAAGACCATCTTGACCTCGTTTATGGCCTAGATGATCGACCAAAACCTTTGGTCGCTTTTTTAGCAGCGTTCCAGCATTTACTTGCGATTATTGTACCAATTGTTACACCTGGGCTTTTAATTTGTTTAGCTTTAGGTGTGTCACGTACCGAAACCAACATGATTTTATCGATGTCTTTGGTGATTTCCGGTATTGCTACATTTTTACAATGTAAAAAAGTCGGCCCGTTTGGTGCAGGTCTTCTAATTGTTCAAGGTACAAGTTTTAACTTTATTGGTCCAATTATTGGTATTGGTAGTGCAATGGTGGCTGCCGGAACGCCAGTAAACCAAGTTATGGCTGCAATTTTCGGTGTAGTAATTGCGGGCTCATTCATTGAAATGGGTGTTTCCCAGATTCTTCCATGGGTAAAAAGATTAATTACTCCGTTAGTAACCGGTATTGTTGTTTTATTAATTGGCTTAACACTGATTAAAGAAGGCTTGATTAGCATGGGTGGTGGCTACCAAGCCATGCAAGACCATACTTTTGCAAGTGCAGACAACCTTATTATGTCATGTACCGTACTGGCTATTATTATCATTCTAAATCGTATTCGAGTGGTATGGATTAAAAGTTCGGCAATCTTAATTGCTTTAGTTATTGGTTACATTCTTGCAGGATTTATGGGACACCTAGATTTCTCAGGTATTAAAGATGCCCCTCTTGTACAGATTCCAACACCGATGCACTTTGGCTTAAGCTTTTCTTGGGGTTTATTCATTCCAATGGCATTCATTTATTTGGTGACCTCTTTAGAAGCGATTGGTGACGTGACTGCGACCAGTAAACTTTCAAACCAACCCGTTAATGGTCCTGAATGGATGAAACGCATTAAAGGTGGTGTTTTAGTGAATGGTGCGAACTCTTTACTCGCAGGTTTATTTAATACCTTCCCTAGTTCTGTTTTTGCTCAAAATAATGGAGTAATTCAACTTACTGGCGTAGCAAGTCGTTATGTAGGTATCTGGATTGCTGCTTTACTTATTTTATTAGGTTTATTCCCCGCAGTGGCTGGTGTAATACAAGCAGTTCCTCAAGCTGTTTTAGGAGGCGCTGTGATGGTAATGTTCGGTGCTGTGGCTGCCTCAGGTATTAACATCCTCTCATCTATTCATTTAGATCGCCGAGCACTTTTAATTATCGCAATTTCACTTGCACTAGGTTTGGGTGTTGCTCAAGTTCCTCAAATTTTGGAACACCTTCCAGAATTATTTAAAAATATTTTTAGCTCTGGGGTAGCTACAGGTGGAATAGCAGCATTAATTTTAAATGTTGTACTCCCTGAAACACACAAATAA
- the typA gene encoding translational GTPase TypA, with product MSDIKNLRNIAIIAHVDHGKTTLVDKLLQQSGALGERAGEIERVMDSNALESERGITILAKNTSITWLDKRTDTTYRINIVDTPGHADFGGEVERVMSMVDCVLLLVDSQEGPMPQTRFVTQKAFARGLKPIVIINKVDKPSARPDWVIDQVFDLFDNLGATDEQLDFPIVYASGLRGVAGPAPEELAEDMTPLFETIVDIVEPPAVDVDGPFQMQISSLDYNSFVGVIGVGRIQRGSVKLNTPVTVIDKEGNTRNGRILKIMGYHGLERIDVESASAGDIVCITGIDALNISDTICDPKNVEALPALSVDEPTVSMTFQVNNSPFAGKEGKFVTSRNIRERLDRELIHNVALRVEDTDSPDRFKVSGRGELHLSVLIENMRREGFEMGVSRPQVIIKEIDGERQEPYENVTFDVEEQHQGAVMEQMGHRKGEMTNMEVDGKGRIRIEATVPSRGLIGFRSEFLTMTSGTGIMTSSFSHYGPVKQGTVAKRQNGVLISMVQGTCLGYALFSLQDRGRLFAKPQLEVYEGMIVGINSRSDDMVVNPTKAKQLTNVRASGTDDALTLVPAIEYTLEQALEFIEDDELVEVTPKSIRIRKRYLTENERKRNRDK from the coding sequence ATGTCAGATATCAAAAATCTCCGTAATATCGCAATTATTGCGCACGTCGACCACGGGAAAACCACACTTGTCGATAAACTACTTCAGCAATCTGGTGCTCTCGGTGAACGAGCAGGCGAGATTGAGCGTGTCATGGACTCAAATGCGCTTGAAAGTGAACGTGGTATTACCATTCTTGCAAAAAACACTTCTATTACTTGGTTAGATAAACGTACTGATACAACTTACCGTATCAACATCGTGGATACCCCGGGACACGCCGACTTCGGTGGTGAAGTAGAACGTGTAATGTCTATGGTTGACTGCGTATTACTTTTAGTTGACTCTCAAGAAGGCCCAATGCCACAAACACGTTTTGTGACACAAAAAGCCTTTGCTCGTGGTTTAAAACCAATTGTTATTATTAACAAAGTAGACAAACCAAGTGCACGTCCAGATTGGGTTATTGATCAAGTATTTGATTTATTTGATAACCTTGGTGCAACTGATGAGCAATTAGATTTCCCAATCGTTTATGCATCAGGTTTACGTGGTGTAGCGGGTCCTGCTCCTGAAGAACTTGCAGAAGACATGACTCCGTTGTTTGAAACGATTGTAGACATCGTTGAACCACCAGCAGTTGATGTTGATGGTCCATTCCAAATGCAGATTTCATCACTTGACTATAACAGCTTCGTAGGTGTTATCGGTGTTGGTCGTATTCAACGTGGTTCAGTAAAATTAAATACTCCTGTTACTGTAATTGACAAAGAAGGCAATACACGTAACGGTCGTATCTTAAAAATCATGGGTTACCATGGTTTAGAGCGTATCGATGTTGAATCAGCATCTGCTGGTGATATCGTATGTATTACTGGTATCGACGCACTTAACATTTCTGACACGATTTGTGATCCGAAAAATGTTGAAGCATTACCAGCTTTATCTGTAGACGAACCTACAGTATCTATGACTTTCCAAGTAAACAACTCTCCGTTTGCTGGTAAAGAAGGTAAATTCGTAACTTCACGTAATATCCGTGAACGTCTTGATCGCGAATTAATTCATAACGTAGCTTTACGTGTTGAAGATACTGACAGTCCAGACCGTTTCAAAGTATCTGGCCGTGGTGAACTTCATCTTTCAGTTTTAATTGAAAACATGCGTCGTGAAGGCTTTGAAATGGGCGTATCACGTCCACAAGTAATCATCAAAGAAATTGATGGTGAAAGACAAGAGCCTTACGAAAACGTAACTTTTGACGTTGAAGAACAGCACCAAGGCGCTGTAATGGAACAAATGGGTCACCGTAAAGGCGAGATGACTAATATGGAAGTTGACGGTAAAGGCCGTATCCGTATTGAAGCGACTGTACCTTCACGTGGTTTGATCGGTTTCCGTTCTGAATTCTTGACCATGACTTCTGGTACAGGGATCATGACTTCAAGCTTCTCGCATTATGGTCCTGTTAAACAAGGTACTGTTGCGAAACGTCAAAACGGTGTATTGATTTCTATGGTTCAAGGTACTTGCTTGGGCTATGCATTGTTCAGCTTACAAGACCGTGGTCGTTTGTTCGCTAAACCACAGTTAGAAGTTTACGAAGGTATGATCGTGGGTATTAACTCTCGTTCAGACGATATGGTTGTAAACCCAACTAAGGCGAAACAATTAACTAACGTTCGTGCATCTGGTACAGATGATGCTTTAACTTTAGTACCTGCAATTGAATATACGCTTGAACAAGCGCTTGAATTCATTGAAGATGACGAATTAGTTGAAGTAACACCTAAATCAATTCGTATCCGTAAGCGTTACTTGACTGAAAATGAACGTAAACGTAACCGTGATAAATAA
- the mscL gene encoding large conductance mechanosensitive channel protein MscL: MSIIQEFKEFAIKGNMMDLAIGVIIGGAFGKIVDSLVKDIIMPLITVITGGGVDFSQKFIVLGANPNNLQSLDALQKAGINVLTYGNFLTILINFLILAWVVFLMVKLLNRLRRDKNEPEAPAATPEDVQLLREIRDELKKQA, encoded by the coding sequence ATGAGTATTATTCAAGAATTTAAAGAATTTGCCATTAAAGGCAATATGATGGATTTAGCCATTGGTGTGATTATTGGTGGTGCTTTTGGCAAAATCGTGGACTCTTTAGTTAAAGATATCATCATGCCGCTTATCACTGTAATTACTGGCGGTGGTGTTGATTTCTCTCAAAAATTCATTGTATTAGGTGCAAATCCTAATAACTTACAATCTTTAGATGCCTTGCAAAAAGCAGGTATCAACGTATTAACTTATGGTAACTTCCTGACCATTTTAATTAACTTCCTGATTTTAGCTTGGGTTGTATTCTTGATGGTGAAATTATTAAACAGACTTCGCCGTGATAAGAATGAGCCAGAAGCTCCAGCTGCAACTCCTGAAGATGTTCAGTTATTGCGTGAAATTCGTGATGAGTTGAAAAAACAAGCTTAA
- a CDS encoding gamma-glutamylcyclotransferase family protein, protein MNQLFVYGTLCPNKANAHILEQIGGNWTKASVRGVIHILDWGPDKGLKALELNPEADWVEGYLFSTEKLAENWQMLDDFEGFQYQRVIANIKLESGEYVKAWTYQLNAQAQASEKNN, encoded by the coding sequence ATGAATCAGCTTTTTGTGTATGGCACTTTATGCCCTAATAAAGCAAATGCTCATATTTTAGAGCAGATTGGTGGTAACTGGACAAAAGCTAGTGTACGAGGAGTGATTCATATTTTAGATTGGGGGCCAGATAAAGGTTTAAAGGCATTAGAGTTAAATCCAGAAGCAGATTGGGTAGAAGGCTATTTGTTTAGCACAGAAAAGTTAGCAGAAAACTGGCAGATGCTAGATGATTTTGAAGGTTTTCAATACCAGCGTGTCATTGCAAATATAAAATTAGAATCAGGTGAATATGTTAAAGCCTGGACATACCAACTGAATGCGCAGGCTCAAGCTTCTGAAAAAAATAATTAA
- the ppiC gene encoding peptidylprolyl isomerase codes for MQTAIVRHILVKDKDLAEQLKKKLQSGADFAKLAKQYSTCNSAKRGGELGEVKKGQLVPVIDKVVFTAAERVLQGPIKSQFGYHLLEVKFRMGSLR; via the coding sequence ATGCAAACAGCAATTGTCCGACATATTTTAGTCAAAGATAAAGACTTAGCCGAGCAGCTAAAAAAGAAGCTACAAAGTGGCGCTGACTTTGCCAAACTTGCCAAGCAATACTCTACCTGTAATTCGGCAAAACGTGGTGGTGAACTTGGTGAAGTCAAAAAAGGGCAATTGGTGCCCGTCATCGACAAAGTTGTTTTTACAGCTGCTGAACGTGTGTTACAAGGTCCGATCAAAAGCCAATTTGGCTATCATCTTTTAGAAGTTAAATTCAGAATGGGCAGCTTACGTTGA
- the mutM gene encoding bifunctional DNA-formamidopyrimidine glycosylase/DNA-(apurinic or apyrimidinic site) lyase, giving the protein MPELPEVETTKTSLFPLLNQKVQSIEVRNPSLRWPIPDDVQKLVGQRLIGLNRRSKYILAEFEQDQMLWHLGMSGSFRLCQPNDELRKHDHLIIQFEDQQLRYHDPRRFGCILWLNPQTQGKLIDTLGPEPLSDDFHAEYLASKLKNKAVGIKIALMDNHVVVGVGNIYATESLFNVGIHPAQPAGDLTMQQIEKLVVEIKRILKSAIDLGGSTLRDYSNAMGENGYFQQTLLAYGRAGEMCVNCETTLENLKLGQRASVFCPQCQPLKKLRKP; this is encoded by the coding sequence ATGCCTGAGTTACCCGAAGTCGAAACAACTAAAACCAGTTTATTTCCGCTATTGAATCAAAAAGTTCAAAGTATAGAGGTACGCAACCCAAGTTTACGTTGGCCTATCCCCGATGATGTTCAAAAACTCGTTGGGCAACGTCTCATTGGGTTAAATCGACGTTCTAAATATATTTTGGCAGAGTTTGAACAAGATCAAATGCTTTGGCATTTAGGAATGTCAGGTAGCTTTCGCCTGTGTCAACCGAACGATGAATTGAGAAAACATGATCATCTGATTATTCAATTTGAAGATCAACAGTTACGCTATCATGACCCACGTCGTTTTGGCTGTATTCTTTGGCTTAACCCACAAACTCAAGGGAAACTTATAGATACTTTAGGGCCTGAACCTTTAAGTGACGACTTTCATGCAGAATATCTAGCTTCCAAACTTAAAAACAAAGCTGTCGGCATAAAAATTGCACTTATGGATAACCATGTAGTGGTTGGTGTTGGCAATATCTATGCAACTGAAAGCTTGTTTAATGTTGGCATTCATCCAGCACAGCCCGCTGGTGATTTAACTATGCAACAAATTGAGAAACTTGTTGTCGAAATTAAGCGCATTTTAAAGTCGGCAATTGATTTAGGTGGCTCGACATTACGAGACTACAGCAATGCCATGGGAGAAAATGGTTATTTTCAGCAAACATTACTCGCTTATGGCCGTGCTGGAGAAATGTGTGTTAACTGTGAAACCACATTAGAAAACTTAAAACTTGGTCAGCGTGCCAGCGTATTTTGCCCACAGTGCCAACCGCTTAAAAAGCTGAGAAAGCCTTAA